A stretch of the Oceanicola sp. D3 genome encodes the following:
- a CDS encoding DUF1491 family protein codes for MTRLTSSFWVQAYLTRLRLADIPAFVVAKGDETAGNILVKQSPLDGSARAFQRIMAMDGSRPWDVLAEGPEPEVDEVLREQRRFDPDIWVIEVEDRAGRHLLDEEGLD; via the coding sequence TTGACCCGGCTGACCAGCTCGTTTTGGGTTCAGGCCTATCTGACCCGCCTGCGTCTGGCCGACATCCCCGCCTTCGTGGTTGCCAAGGGCGATGAGACGGCGGGCAACATTCTTGTCAAGCAAAGCCCGCTCGATGGCTCCGCGCGGGCGTTTCAGCGGATCATGGCAATGGACGGCTCGCGCCCGTGGGACGTGTTGGCCGAGGGGCCGGAGCCGGAGGTGGATGAGGTGCTGCGCGAGCAACGCCGGTTTGACCCGGATATCTGGGTGATCGAGGTGGAAGACCGCGCCGGGCGGCACTTGCTCGACGAGGAAGGGCTGGATTGA
- the era gene encoding GTPase Era, producing the protein MTTRAGFVALIGEPNAGKSTLTNRMVGAKVSIVTHKVQTTRARIRGVAIEGESQLVFVDTPGLFRPRRRLDRAMVAAAWGGAADADVVVLLVEAHRGLTEGVQAILDALKEREVEGQKVALAINKIDRVKSEVLLELTAKLSEAYDFAEVFMISAEKGHGVDDLRKWLAGELPEGPWLYPEDQIADLPLRMIAAEMTREKLTLRLHQELPYQLTVETEAWENRKDGSAKIDQIVYVMRDGHKGIVLGNRGETIKAVGKAAREELEEFLGHRVHLFLQVKVRPNWLEESERYDEMGLDFKDGNA; encoded by the coding sequence ATGACCACACGCGCCGGTTTCGTCGCCCTGATCGGAGAGCCCAACGCGGGCAAATCGACGCTGACCAACCGCATGGTCGGCGCGAAGGTGAGCATTGTGACCCACAAGGTCCAAACCACCCGCGCCCGTATTCGCGGTGTGGCGATTGAAGGCGAGAGCCAGCTTGTGTTCGTCGACACCCCCGGCCTCTTTCGTCCGCGCCGACGGCTGGACAGGGCGATGGTGGCTGCGGCATGGGGCGGCGCGGCGGATGCCGATGTGGTGGTGCTTCTGGTCGAGGCGCACCGGGGGCTGACTGAGGGGGTGCAGGCCATTCTGGACGCGCTGAAAGAGCGCGAGGTTGAAGGCCAGAAGGTGGCGCTGGCGATCAACAAAATTGACCGGGTGAAATCGGAGGTGCTGCTGGAACTGACGGCAAAGCTCAGCGAAGCCTATGATTTTGCAGAGGTCTTCATGATCTCCGCCGAAAAGGGCCATGGCGTGGACGATCTGCGCAAATGGCTGGCCGGTGAGCTGCCCGAAGGGCCGTGGCTTTACCCCGAAGACCAGATCGCCGATCTGCCCCTGCGGATGATTGCTGCCGAGATGACCCGCGAAAAGTTAACATTGCGGCTGCATCAGGAGCTGCCTTATCAGCTGACGGTCGAGACGGAAGCTTGGGAAAACCGTAAGGATGGCAGCGCGAAGATCGACCAGATCGTCTATGTCATGCGCGACGGGCACAAGGGCATCGTGCTGGGCAACCGGGGCGAGACGATCAAGGCCGTGGGCAAGGCGGCGCGCGAGGAGCTGGAGGAGTTTCTCGGCCATCGCGTTCACCTTTTCCTGCAGGTGAAGGTGCGCCCGAATTGGCTTGAAGAGTCAGAGCGGTATGACGAGATGGGCCTTGATTTCAAGGACGGGAACGCTTGA
- a CDS encoding endonuclease/exonuclease/phosphatase family protein, which produces MRITCLNAWGGRMHGEMSAWLGANDPDILCLQEVIHVPNSPSEWLDYRDEGRNLLQRADMLADLAAALPGHDITFCPAARGPLWHGDSQVWSQWGLATAVRRGLPVTHQAQGFVHGSFGAEGFGPHPRSRTGHAIRLWRPEGAVVIAHMHGLRDPEAGKADTPARAAQAKRLAGLVEAVLHPGDGVIICGDFNVLPGSETLEHLSSLAPRELVTEGGHPGTRNSLYTKPERFADYMMVSDAVPVSQFDVIHTPEVSDHCPLVLTLA; this is translated from the coding sequence ATGCGGATCACCTGCCTCAACGCCTGGGGCGGGCGGATGCACGGTGAAATGTCTGCCTGGCTCGGTGCGAACGATCCGGATATCCTGTGCCTTCAAGAGGTTATCCACGTTCCAAACAGCCCTTCAGAATGGCTGGATTACCGCGATGAGGGGCGCAACCTGCTCCAGCGGGCCGACATGCTGGCCGATCTCGCCGCTGCGCTGCCGGGGCATGACATCACCTTTTGCCCTGCGGCCCGAGGCCCGCTCTGGCATGGCGACTCGCAGGTTTGGAGCCAATGGGGCCTCGCCACGGCGGTTCGGCGCGGCCTGCCTGTCACCCATCAGGCACAGGGTTTTGTGCATGGCAGCTTCGGGGCGGAGGGCTTTGGCCCGCATCCCCGCTCCCGCACCGGCCATGCCATCCGCCTCTGGCGGCCCGAGGGCGCGGTGGTGATTGCCCATATGCACGGGTTGCGCGACCCTGAGGCTGGCAAGGCCGACACCCCTGCCCGCGCCGCGCAGGCCAAGCGCCTTGCGGGCTTGGTCGAGGCGGTGCTGCACCCCGGCGATGGGGTGATTATTTGCGGCGATTTCAACGTGCTGCCCGGCAGTGAAACCCTTGAGCATCTCTCCAGCCTCGCCCCGCGCGAGCTTGTCACCGAAGGCGGCCACCCCGGCACCCGCAACAGCCTTTACACCAAGCCCGAGCGCTTTGCCGATTACATGATGGTCAGCGATGCGGTGCCGGTGTCCCAGTTTGACGTGATCCATACCCCGGAAGTCTCTGACCATTGCCCGCTTGTGCTGACACTCGCCTAA
- the rnc gene encoding ribonuclease III, which translates to MKLSAEIQAFAARLGHEFATPELLIRALTHPSFSTAGQDNNQRLEFLGDRVLGLVVAEALMEADPAAAEGQLSPRFHVLVNKETCADVAREIGLGDVLKLGRSEMQSGGRRKEALLGDAMEAVIAAVYRDAGYDAARAVVRKHWLGRVKGVEADAKDAKTALQEWAQARGLPPPSYELRKQEGVGHEFIFHMAAVLASGEEAMGKARRKKLAEHEAARALLGRLES; encoded by the coding sequence ATGAAGCTCTCGGCAGAGATTCAGGCTTTTGCGGCGCGGCTCGGCCATGAGTTTGCCACGCCGGAGCTGCTGATACGCGCATTGACCCATCCGTCGTTCTCTACCGCCGGGCAGGACAACAACCAGCGGCTGGAGTTTTTGGGCGACCGGGTGCTTGGCCTTGTGGTGGCCGAAGCGCTGATGGAGGCGGATCCGGCAGCGGCGGAGGGCCAGCTTTCGCCCCGCTTTCATGTGCTGGTCAACAAGGAAACCTGCGCAGATGTGGCCCGCGAGATTGGCCTTGGCGATGTGCTCAAGCTGGGCCGCTCCGAGATGCAATCGGGCGGGCGGCGCAAGGAGGCGCTGCTGGGCGATGCGATGGAGGCGGTGATTGCCGCCGTCTACCGAGATGCGGGCTACGATGCCGCCCGCGCCGTGGTGCGCAAGCATTGGCTGGGGCGGGTCAAAGGCGTTGAGGCGGATGCCAAGGATGCCAAGACGGCGCTGCAAGAATGGGCGCAGGCCCGTGGGTTGCCGCCTCCAAGTTACGAGTTGCGCAAGCAGGAGGGCGTTGGGCACGAGTTCATCTTCCACATGGCCGCCGTTCTGGCCAGTGGTGAAGAGGCCATGGGCAAGGCCCGCCGCAAGAAGCTGGCAGAGCACGAGGCGGCGCGGGCCTTGCTGGGGCGACTGGAAAGCTGA
- the lepB gene encoding signal peptidase I, whose product MRRVLYWFFIGIGVAVVLGLPGLALAVRLVWAPFYIPAGSMKPTLLVGDYFFVNERLARPVQRGDVVVFRHPVNNTDFVKRVIALGGDTIALEDGIVVLNSARLEQVPLGDFVEVNAPQGPHHSVPRCMPPKPALGADCRKALLRETFPGGRSHLMLDMGRSSLDDMPRRTVPEGHMFVLGDNRDNSLDSRVSQSAGGLGFVPLENIRGYADRVLFSAAGSWLYDFRNWRDDRYGMQIE is encoded by the coding sequence GTGCGCCGGGTTCTCTACTGGTTTTTCATCGGGATAGGCGTTGCCGTGGTGCTGGGCCTTCCCGGCCTCGCCCTCGCTGTTCGCTTGGTCTGGGCCCCGTTCTATATCCCGGCAGGCTCGATGAAGCCCACGCTGCTGGTGGGCGATTACTTCTTCGTCAACGAGCGGTTGGCGCGCCCCGTGCAACGTGGCGATGTCGTGGTGTTTCGCCATCCGGTGAACAACACCGATTTCGTCAAACGTGTCATTGCGCTGGGTGGCGATACCATTGCTCTGGAGGATGGCATCGTGGTGCTGAACAGCGCGCGGTTGGAGCAGGTGCCGCTGGGTGATTTTGTGGAGGTCAACGCGCCCCAAGGGCCCCACCACAGCGTGCCGCGCTGCATGCCACCCAAGCCCGCCCTCGGCGCAGATTGCCGCAAGGCATTGCTGCGAGAGACATTTCCGGGCGGTCGCAGCCATTTGATGCTGGATATGGGCCGCTCGTCCCTTGATGACATGCCCCGCCGGACGGTGCCCGAGGGGCATATGTTTGTGCTGGGCGACAACCGCGACAACAGCCTTGATAGCCGGGTGAGCCAGTCTGCCGGCGGGCTTGGCTTCGTGCCGCTCGAGAACATTCGCGGCTATGCCGACAGGGTGCTGTTTTCTGCCGCCGGTTCGTGGCTTTATGATTTTCGTAACTGGCGCGATGATAGATACGGGATGCAGATCGAATGA
- the lepB gene encoding signal peptidase I — MAEKTKAGDGIMETVKTVFWALIIAGVFRTLFFQPFWIPTGSMKDTLLIGDFLFVNKMAYGYSKHSCPFSACPISGRIWAGAPERGDVVVFRHPVSGADFVKRLIGLPGDRIQVTKGQLIVNGTPYSQEDGGLYTEIKQPQGSQGTEPACSNAPVGQGGTCEKQRLIETDLNGKSYSTLDVRYLPNRHQDETKVYVVPEGEYFFMGDNRDNSQDSRVSQQIGGVGFVPYENLIGRVDRVMFSSAGRSLFYFWTWRGDRFFHKVE, encoded by the coding sequence ATGGCCGAGAAAACCAAAGCCGGCGACGGCATCATGGAGACGGTCAAAACCGTCTTCTGGGCCCTCATCATCGCCGGTGTCTTCCGCACCCTGTTCTTCCAGCCGTTCTGGATTCCGACAGGCTCGATGAAGGACACGCTGCTGATCGGCGATTTCCTCTTCGTCAACAAGATGGCCTATGGATACTCCAAGCATTCCTGCCCGTTCTCCGCCTGCCCGATTTCGGGGCGGATCTGGGCCGGTGCGCCGGAGCGCGGCGATGTGGTGGTGTTCCGCCATCCGGTGAGCGGTGCCGATTTTGTGAAGCGTCTCATAGGTTTGCCCGGAGATCGCATTCAGGTCACCAAGGGCCAGCTGATCGTGAACGGCACGCCCTACAGCCAAGAGGACGGTGGGCTTTATACCGAGATCAAGCAGCCTCAGGGCAGCCAGGGCACCGAGCCCGCCTGCTCCAACGCGCCGGTTGGTCAGGGCGGCACCTGCGAAAAGCAGCGCCTGATCGAAACCGACCTGAACGGCAAGAGCTACAGCACCCTCGACGTGCGCTATCTGCCCAATCGCCATCAGGATGAAACCAAGGTCTACGTGGTGCCCGAGGGCGAGTATTTCTTCATGGGCGACAACCGCGACAACAGCCAGGACAGCCGCGTGAGCCAGCAGATTGGCGGCGTTGGCTTTGTGCCCTACGAAAACCTCATCGGCCGGGTCGACCGGGTGATGTTCTCCTCCGCCGGTCGCTCGCTCTTCTACTTCTGGACATGGCGGGGCGACCGCTTCTTTCACAAAGTAGAGTGA
- the acpS gene encoding holo-ACP synthase encodes MILGIGTDLANIERIAATLERFGDRFRNRVFTPTEQAKAERRADTPGTYAKRWAAKEACSKALGTGLRMGIAWKDMSVRNLHTGQPVMEVTGWAAERLASMTPPGHEAVIHVTLTDDHPWAQAFVVIEALPRRAAE; translated from the coding sequence ATGATTCTCGGCATCGGCACCGATCTGGCCAACATCGAGCGTATCGCGGCCACGCTGGAGCGGTTTGGCGACCGCTTCCGCAACCGCGTGTTTACCCCCACCGAACAGGCCAAGGCCGAGCGGCGGGCCGATACGCCGGGCACCTATGCCAAGCGCTGGGCGGCCAAGGAGGCGTGCTCCAAGGCGCTGGGCACCGGGCTGCGCATGGGGATCGCGTGGAAGGACATGTCGGTGCGCAACCTGCACACCGGGCAGCCGGTGATGGAGGTGACGGGCTGGGCCGCCGAGCGGCTGGCCTCGATGACGCCGCCGGGGCATGAGGCGGTGATCCATGTGACGCTGACCGACGATCACCCATGGGCGCAGGCCTTCGTGGTGATCGAAGCCCTGCCGCGCCGCGCGGCGGAGTAA
- a CDS encoding ABZJ_00895 family protein produces the protein MRVNLMRYAGVYIAAAVGLAVLIWIADAAFGLRLPTGLSTALPPMLAALLEGQAFARAYRELAPNGEAWSIALRMTLVVAVINAVILLGMLLFTPQLADPEAFGIIAVVFVVLLGLVLVVNRVFFGMGVKSQLKALEGGK, from the coding sequence ATGCGGGTAAACCTTATGCGATACGCGGGCGTTTACATCGCCGCCGCTGTGGGCCTCGCCGTGCTGATCTGGATCGCGGATGCCGCCTTTGGCCTGCGCCTGCCGACCGGTCTTTCCACCGCCCTGCCGCCTATGCTGGCGGCCTTGCTCGAAGGGCAGGCCTTCGCGCGGGCGTACCGCGAACTGGCACCGAACGGTGAGGCATGGTCTATCGCGCTTCGGATGACCCTTGTCGTGGCGGTTATCAATGCCGTCATCCTCCTCGGCATGTTGCTCTTTACGCCACAGCTGGCAGACCCGGAGGCCTTTGGCATCATCGCCGTTGTCTTCGTGGTGCTGCTGGGCTTGGTGCTGGTCGTCAATCGCGTGTTCTTCGGCATGGGGGTCAAGAGCCAGTTGAAGGCGCTGGAGGGGGGCAAGTGA
- a CDS encoding LysR substrate-binding domain-containing protein — protein MPDLNEIPLNALRAAEAVARLGSLSKAGAALGVSPGAVSQQVARAEAALGRALFERRPGGMTPLEGTEEIFANLAEGFARLTRAAEAARRDRAHVLTVSVAPIFAARFLIWRLADFTRAHPDIQVRIDSAVGLVDFAASDIDLAVRIGPGGYKGVACERLFDQRIVPVCSADMAAQVQSAADFSALPIIRDTSAMFGWNNWLQPEDAAVALGGGPEFSDASLCFDAAMAGQGVFLAFEVLAHDPLARGQVVAPLPRWHKTQHAYWLLHAEGRSLSNPARLFRRWLKGAIAAEGLGG, from the coding sequence ATGCCTGATCTGAATGAAATTCCCCTCAATGCCCTGCGTGCCGCCGAGGCCGTGGCGCGGCTGGGCTCGCTCTCCAAGGCCGGCGCGGCGCTTGGGGTTTCACCCGGCGCGGTGAGCCAGCAGGTGGCGCGGGCGGAGGCGGCGCTGGGGCGGGCACTGTTTGAGCGCAGGCCGGGCGGGATGACACCGCTGGAGGGCACCGAGGAGATCTTTGCCAACCTCGCCGAAGGCTTCGCCCGCCTCACCCGCGCCGCAGAGGCGGCCCGGCGCGACCGGGCGCATGTTCTCACCGTCTCTGTCGCGCCGATCTTTGCGGCCCGCTTCCTGATCTGGCGGCTGGCCGATTTCACCCGCGCCCATCCAGACATTCAGGTGCGGATCGACAGCGCGGTGGGGCTGGTTGATTTTGCCGCCTCGGATATCGACCTCGCGGTGCGGATCGGCCCGGGCGGCTACAAGGGCGTGGCCTGCGAGAGGCTGTTTGATCAGCGAATCGTGCCGGTATGCTCCGCCGATATGGCCGCGCAGGTGCAGAGCGCCGCAGACTTCTCCGCCCTGCCGATCATCCGAGACACCTCCGCCATGTTCGGCTGGAACAACTGGTTGCAGCCCGAAGACGCCGCCGTGGCGCTGGGCGGCGGGCCTGAGTTTTCAGACGCCTCGCTATGCTTTGACGCGGCGATGGCCGGGCAAGGGGTGTTTCTGGCCTTCGAGGTGCTGGCGCATGATCCGCTGGCGCGGGGCCAGGTGGTCGCGCCCCTGCCGCGCTGGCACAAAACCCAGCACGCCTATTGGCTGCTCCACGCCGAGGGGCGCAGCCTGAGCAACCCGGCGCGGTTGTTTCGGCGCTGGCTGAAGGGCGCGATTGCGGCGGAGGGGCTGGGCGGCTGA
- a CDS encoding pyridoxine 5'-phosphate synthase, producing the protein MTEKLRLGVNIDHVATVRNARGSAYPDPLRAAKLAEEAGADGITAHLREDRRHISDGDIEALTEALTVPLNFEMAATEEMQAIALRHKPHAVCIVPEKREERTTEGGLEVAREENKLAHFIAPLADAGCRVSIFIAADQRQIEAAHRIGAAVVELHTGAYCDAHAEGRLKERDEELERLREMSAFAHSLGLEVHAGHGLTYDTVQPIAAFPELRELNIGHFIIGEAVFRGLVPAIHEMRRLMDEARA; encoded by the coding sequence ATGACTGAAAAACTCCGCCTCGGCGTCAACATCGACCACGTCGCTACCGTCCGCAACGCCCGCGGCTCGGCCTATCCCGATCCGCTCCGCGCCGCCAAGCTGGCCGAGGAGGCCGGGGCCGATGGCATCACCGCGCATTTGCGCGAAGACCGCCGACATATCTCGGATGGCGATATCGAAGCGCTGACCGAGGCGCTCACCGTGCCGCTGAATTTCGAGATGGCTGCGACCGAGGAGATGCAGGCCATCGCCCTTCGCCATAAGCCCCATGCGGTGTGCATCGTGCCCGAGAAGCGCGAGGAGCGCACCACAGAGGGCGGGCTGGAAGTGGCGCGTGAAGAGAACAAGCTCGCCCATTTCATCGCCCCGCTGGCCGATGCAGGGTGCCGCGTGTCGATCTTCATCGCTGCGGATCAACGCCAGATCGAGGCCGCGCACCGGATTGGTGCGGCGGTGGTTGAGCTTCACACCGGCGCCTATTGCGACGCCCACGCCGAGGGGCGGCTGAAGGAGCGCGACGAGGAGCTGGAGCGCCTGCGCGAGATGTCCGCCTTCGCCCATTCCCTCGGGCTGGAGGTGCACGCGGGCCATGGCCTTACCTATGACACCGTGCAACCCATCGCCGCCTTCCCCGAGCTGCGCGAGCTGAACATCGGCCACTTCATCATCGGCGAGGCAGTCTTTCGAGGCCTCGTGCCTGCCATCCACGAAATGCGCCGCCTGATGGACGAGGCCCGCGCGTAG
- a CDS encoding DUF2062 domain-containing protein, translated as MLEFFYPRGGWYRAAQYVRHRLRRLPDAPNRIARGIWAGVLVSFTPFYGLHFLSAFLVAKVMRGNILAAILGTFFGNPITFPIIAALSLNLGHAMLGTRPVFGRGPRPDDSHGLMKAFSGAMSDLWNNFISIFTPDKAHWGKLAGFFDDVFLPYLIGGIVPGVICATICYYVSVPVLTAYQQRRKGQLKAKLQEIAAKRKKQESDVAGE; from the coding sequence GTGCTCGAGTTCTTCTACCCGCGCGGCGGCTGGTATCGTGCGGCGCAATATGTGCGCCACAGGCTACGCCGCCTGCCCGACGCTCCCAACCGCATTGCCCGTGGCATCTGGGCCGGGGTTCTCGTGAGCTTCACCCCGTTCTACGGGCTGCACTTTCTTTCGGCCTTCCTCGTTGCCAAGGTCATGCGCGGCAATATCCTCGCCGCCATCCTCGGCACGTTCTTTGGCAACCCGATCACCTTTCCGATCATCGCGGCCCTCTCGCTCAATCTGGGCCACGCGATGCTGGGCACCCGCCCCGTCTTCGGGCGCGGCCCGAGGCCGGATGACAGCCATGGGCTGATGAAGGCGTTTTCGGGTGCCATGTCGGACCTGTGGAACAACTTCATCTCGATCTTCACGCCCGACAAGGCCCATTGGGGCAAGCTGGCGGGCTTCTTCGATGATGTGTTCTTGCCCTATCTCATCGGCGGCATCGTGCCCGGCGTGATCTGCGCCACGATCTGCTATTATGTTTCCGTGCCCGTCCTCACCGCCTACCAGCAACGCCGCAAGGGCCAGCTGAAGGCCAAGCTGCAAGAGATCGCCGCCAAGCGGAAGAAGCAGGAAAGCGACGTGGCGGGCGAGTAG
- a CDS encoding bifunctional (p)ppGpp synthetase/guanosine-3',5'-bis(diphosphate) 3'-pyrophosphohydrolase — MDSDGLVALVSSYNPNCDAKRIAEAFAYGEKMHDGQLRQSGEPYFTHPVAVAELLARQMLDDDTIITALLHDTIEDTMASYSDVSRQFGAEVAELVDGVTKLTNLQLSSTETKQAENFRKLIMAVSRDPRVLLVKLADRLHNMRTIKFQRPEKQAQKARETMDIFAPLAGRMGMQWMREELEDLAFKVLNPEARNSIIRRFIMLQRESGDVIDSITRDIQKVLKKSAIKGEVLGRAKKPFSVWRKMQEKQKSFSRLADIYGFRVILDSEEDCYRVLGAIHARWTAVPGRFKDYISAPKNNGYRSIHTTVTGRDGKLVEVQIRTREMHDVAEAGVAAHWSYRDGVRAENRFAVDPAQWIRSLTDRLDVEDHDEFLEHVKLEMYQDQVFCFTPKGDVIKLPRGATPIDYAYGIHTRIGDSCVGAKIDGLRVPLWTRLKNGQQVEIITAEGQRPQPTWLDIVVTGRAKSAIRRSLREEDRERFIKLGRELARVAFEHVGKKATEKALTTAARTLGLVDHEELLARLGSAELTARDVVSTLYPDLAEAHRGEVVDEARSVVGLPEGQISTRAQCCQPVPGERIVGITYRGKGVIVHAIDCPVLVEFDDEPDRWVDLQWHSGQHGAVNTVTVELTISNDAGILGRICTLIGEQKANISDLHFIDRKQDFYRLLIDVDLRDVEHLHMVQTALEADSDVAEIARVKNTDRKP; from the coding sequence ATGGACTCCGACGGTCTCGTCGCCCTCGTTTCTTCCTACAACCCGAACTGTGACGCCAAGCGGATCGCCGAGGCCTTTGCCTATGGCGAAAAGATGCATGACGGCCAGCTGCGCCAGTCGGGCGAGCCCTATTTTACCCACCCCGTCGCTGTGGCCGAGCTGTTGGCGCGGCAGATGTTGGATGATGACACGATCATCACCGCGCTGCTGCATGACACCATCGAAGACACGATGGCCAGCTACTCCGATGTGTCGCGCCAGTTCGGGGCCGAAGTGGCCGAGCTGGTGGATGGCGTCACCAAGCTGACCAATCTCCAGCTTTCCAGCACCGAGACCAAGCAGGCCGAGAACTTCCGCAAGCTCATCATGGCCGTCAGCCGCGACCCGCGCGTGCTGCTCGTCAAGCTGGCGGACCGGCTGCACAACATGCGCACCATCAAGTTTCAGCGCCCCGAGAAGCAGGCGCAGAAGGCGCGCGAGACGATGGATATCTTCGCGCCGCTCGCCGGGCGCATGGGGATGCAGTGGATGCGCGAGGAGTTGGAAGACCTCGCCTTCAAAGTGCTGAACCCCGAGGCCCGCAACTCGATCATCCGCCGTTTCATCATGCTGCAACGTGAGAGCGGCGATGTGATCGACAGCATCACCCGCGACATTCAGAAGGTGCTGAAGAAGTCGGCCATAAAGGGCGAGGTGCTGGGCCGCGCCAAGAAGCCCTTCTCCGTCTGGCGGAAGATGCAGGAAAAGCAAAAGAGCTTTTCGCGGCTGGCCGATATCTATGGCTTCCGGGTGATCCTCGACTCCGAAGAGGATTGTTACCGCGTGCTTGGCGCGATTCACGCCCGCTGGACGGCGGTGCCCGGGCGCTTCAAGGATTACATCTCGGCCCCCAAGAACAACGGCTACCGCTCGATCCACACCACTGTGACGGGCCGCGACGGCAAGCTGGTTGAGGTGCAAATCCGCACCCGCGAGATGCATGATGTGGCCGAGGCTGGCGTGGCCGCGCATTGGAGCTACCGAGACGGGGTGCGCGCCGAAAACCGCTTTGCCGTCGACCCGGCGCAATGGATCCGCTCGCTGACTGACAGGCTCGACGTGGAAGACCACGACGAGTTTCTCGAGCATGTGAAGCTGGAGATGTATCAGGACCAGGTGTTCTGCTTCACCCCCAAGGGCGATGTGATCAAGCTGCCCCGCGGGGCGACCCCGATCGACTATGCCTATGGCATTCACACCCGCATTGGCGACAGCTGCGTGGGGGCCAAGATTGACGGGCTGCGCGTGCCGCTCTGGACACGGCTGAAGAACGGCCAGCAGGTGGAGATCATCACCGCCGAGGGCCAGAGGCCGCAGCCGACATGGCTGGATATCGTGGTGACGGGCCGGGCCAAGAGTGCCATCCGCCGCTCCCTCCGCGAAGAAGACCGCGAGCGCTTTATCAAGCTCGGGCGCGAACTGGCCCGCGTGGCCTTTGAGCATGTCGGCAAGAAGGCCACGGAAAAGGCGCTGACCACGGCGGCCCGAACGCTTGGGCTGGTAGACCATGAAGAGCTGCTGGCGCGCCTCGGATCGGCCGAGCTGACCGCGCGTGACGTGGTGAGCACGCTCTATCCCGACCTTGCCGAAGCCCATCGCGGCGAGGTGGTGGATGAGGCCCGCTCGGTTGTGGGCCTACCCGAAGGCCAGATCTCCACCCGCGCCCAATGCTGCCAGCCGGTGCCGGGCGAGCGGATTGTTGGCATCACCTATCGCGGCAAGGGTGTGATCGTGCATGCCATCGACTGCCCGGTGCTGGTGGAGTTTGACGACGAGCCTGACCGCTGGGTTGACCTCCAATGGCACTCCGGCCAGCACGGTGCCGTCAACACCGTGACCGTCGAGCTGACCATCTCCAACGATGCGGGCATCCTCGGGCGCATCTGCACCCTGATCGGGGAGCAGAAGGCGAATATATCCGATCTGCACTTTATCGACCGGAAACAGGATTTTTATCGTCTCTTGATAGATGTGGACTTGCGTGACGTGGAGCACCTGCACATGGTGCAGACCGCGCTTGAGGCCGATAGTGATGTGGCCGAGATCGCGAGAGTGAAGAACACGGACCGCAAACCATGA
- the rpoZ gene encoding DNA-directed RNA polymerase subunit omega: MARVTVEDCVDKVPNRFELVMLAAHRAREIAAGGSITIERDNDKNPVVSLREIAEETQQADDLRERMIESYQTQIEVDEPEDDAMALLMGAEQDKPADDDMSEEKLLRALMEAQEQK, translated from the coding sequence ATGGCCCGCGTCACCGTTGAAGATTGCGTCGATAAAGTCCCCAACCGCTTCGAGCTTGTCATGCTCGCCGCGCACCGGGCTCGTGAGATTGCCGCAGGTGGCAGCATCACCATCGAGCGCGACAACGACAAGAACCCGGTTGTCTCGCTGCGCGAGATTGCCGAGGAGACCCAGCAGGCCGATGATCTGCGCGAGCGCATGATCGAGAGCTATCAGACCCAGATTGAGGTTGATGAGCCCGAGGATGATGCAATGGCGCTGCTGATGGGTGCCGAGCAGGACAAGCCCGCCGACGACGACATGTCGGAAGAGAAGCTCCTCCGCGCCCTGATGGAAGCGCAGGAACAGAAGTAA
- the folK gene encoding 2-amino-4-hydroxy-6-hydroxymethyldihydropteridine diphosphokinase: MTVTNALIAAGSNATSPAGHPNVTILSALSALNHDSFAIVAKSRLFETPAFPQGAGPDFVNTAVLAETTMSPEAVLAHLHAVEAAHGRVRNKRWGPRTLDLDLIGWGDAVRPDRPTWRRWAGLSAVSAARETPQELILPHPRLAERAFVLVPLLDIAPDWTHPVTGLSVAQMAAALPQKARDEIKPLS; this comes from the coding sequence ATGACAGTCACAAATGCTCTTATTGCCGCCGGGTCAAACGCAACGTCACCGGCGGGTCACCCAAATGTAACGATCCTGTCGGCGCTTTCCGCCCTCAATCACGATTCGTTTGCGATAGTGGCAAAAAGCCGCCTCTTTGAGACCCCTGCATTTCCGCAGGGGGCAGGTCCGGATTTTGTGAATACCGCTGTCTTGGCTGAAACCACGATGTCTCCCGAGGCGGTTCTGGCGCATCTGCACGCCGTCGAGGCGGCGCACGGGCGGGTGCGCAACAAGCGCTGGGGCCCGCGCACGCTGGACCTCGACCTGATCGGCTGGGGTGATGCGGTGCGCCCCGACCGGCCCACATGGCGGCGCTGGGCGGGGCTTTCTGCCGTCAGCGCTGCGCGAGAAACCCCGCAAGAGCTGATCCTGCCGCATCCCCGGTTGGCCGAGCGCGCCTTTGTGCTGGTGCCCTTGTTGGACATTGCCCCGGATTGGACACACCCCGTCACCGGCCTTTCGGTGGCGCAAATGGCGGCGGCGCTGCCGCAAAAGGCACGCGATGAGATCAAACCCCTGTCATAG